From the Deltaproteobacteria bacterium genome, the window TCAAGTCTTTGAGCTTGATCCTTGTCCTGATGTTTCAATTGAACCTGGCCGGGTGCGGCGGGAGCGACAAAGCCGACCCCAACTTCGAGGTGGTCGTTTTCACGGATGTCCATTTCAATCCTTTTTATGACGAGTCTCTTTTTCAGCAGCTTAACAATTCGGACTCCAGCCAGTGGGCGGCCATTTTCCAGAGCTCGAACATTACAACCCCTTCGACGTGGGGGACCGATACCAATTACCCACTGCTTGCGCTTGCGCTCGCGAACGTACAGCTAAACCTGGGAACCAGCGCGTTCGTTATTTTCACCGGGGACATTCTCGGGCATTATCTTCCGCAGACGTTTTTCCGACTTTACGATCCTGAAAACGCCGAAAAACCAACCGTCGCCGACATCGAGGCCATGAAGGCTTTTACCGACAAGACGGTGGCTTTTTTCATGGAACAGGTAAGGTCGGCCGTCGGAGATATTCCCGTTCTATTTGCTCTTGGAAACGCCGATTCATACACGGGTCTCGGACCGGACAGCAGTTTTCTTTCCAACACCGCCGAACTTTATTACACAAACTTCCTGAACGGCGCCGTCGACCATCAGACGTTTCTCGATACCTACACCAGTGGAGGATATTACGCCGCGGAACCGGACGGCGAAAACTTGATGGTGATAGCGCTTAATACGTTCGAATGCTCTCCTGTTTTTGGCGACGACGCCACGGACGCGGTAAACGCGCAACTCGTCTGGCTTGACGAGACGCTCGCTTCGGCCCAGTCCAAGGGCAAGAAAGTGTGGCTCATCATGCATGTGCCTCCCGGGGTGGATAAATATTCAACCGCCCAATCCGCCGACGCCAACGGTCACATTACCAGCGCCACGATGCTGTGGAATTCTGTTTATCAGGCCACATTCCTGCAAAAGCTCAGAAAATATCCCGAACTTATAACCCACTCTCTTGGGGCTCATACCCACATGGACGAATACCGCGTCATGTCGTCCGGCGACGTAATGGATATAACGCCCGGCATAACTCCCTACTTCGGTAACGACCCCGCCTTTAAAGTCTTCACCTTTTCCCACGAGACGCTTAAGGCTATGGATTACACTTCCCTGAACTATGACCTCGGCGCAATGCCGCCTCAATTCGATATCTATTATACTTTTTCGACCGCGTATCGCATGCAGGGAGATCTGAACGATTCTTTGGAACAACTCTATCAGGAGCTTGTCACGGACAATACAAAACAAGCCTTTTACAGAGGGAGCTGTTTTTCAGGGCATAATTATACCACGCCCGTCGGCAGCGCCTTCTATCCCATTACGGATTCAACCTGGCCGATTTACTGGGCCGGCATCGGAGAAATGGACGAACAGGACTTTATCTATTCCGTGAACTCCTATTGACGCCTGAGCGACGAGAAAAACCCGAAAGCGGCGGTATCTATAGAACCTCCATCGCTTCGAGTTTTTTGACGAGGTTGCGGTGAAAAACTGGGCTTGAGAATGTCCTCCGGCCCCCTGATCCGCGCCTGATTTGGGTCAGGTGCGCGTTCAGAACATTAACCAATAATTATCTGTTTTCATAGATAATTATTGAATGGCATCATTTTGGGGCTGATTTTGAGGAAAAATTCCGGTCAATAAAATCAGACAGTTACAAAAGGCGGGTTCTGGAAAATTTGGACTTTGCTACCCATTTGATACCCTTTTGTGAAAACCGCAAAAAAAATAGGGGTAAGCGCTATGCTTAACCCATCGCCTTTATTGGTAAAATGGTCGGGACGCGGGGATTTGAACCCCGGACCCCCTGAACCCCATTCAGGTGCGCTCCCAGACTGCGCTACGTCCCGAGCTGTATTCTCAATGTGAACTGCGGTCCTCAAGTANNNNNNNNNNNNNNNNNNNNNNNNNNNNNNNNNNNNNNNNNNNNNNNNGAACTGCGGTCCTCAAGTACCACCTAACCGGGCTTGTGTCAACCGCTTTCAAGTCGCGAACCGTTTTTTTGATTCCCCCCTTGGCCCATTCGGTGAAGGGCGCTACGGCAAATCCGCCTCTATCGAACCCGAATCAGGCAGTGCAGGCGCCCCGCTATGCCCGCTCCGGCCAGGGGGAAACGGATTTCCATGTTGTTTTTCACGGCCGGAGGAATGGAAAGAATGACTTCCTTGTTATGAACCACCTGTCCCCGCCCCATGCAGTCCGGGCAAGAACCGAAACCGGAACGGCGGCTCCCGAAGCACGAGGCGCACGTTTCAGCAATGGGAATTTCGACGGGTATGCGCACGCCCTGCTCGGCTTCCCGAGGGGATAGTATCAGTTCCGCGAACAGCTCCTCGTCTCCCGACCTGGAGGAGAACGCCGGCTGAGGGGTGTCGACCCACGAACTGAAAAACTTCAGCAGGTCGTTCACATACGAGCTTTCCGGGTCGGACGAAAAGCGGGGGTAAGGCCGTCTTCTGTAGTCCGGGGTTGCGCCTTTGGGCAGGCGGTCCAGAAACCGGTCGTACTCGGCTCGCTTGCATCGGTCCCGGAGTGTTTCATAGGCTTCCTGGACTTCGATGAACGCTTCTATCGGTTCGTCGCTTTTGCCATCGGGGTGCGTCTCCCGTACCCGCTCTCTGTAAGCCCTTCGAATACATTCCCCATTTGCGTCGCGGCTGACGCCCAATATGGCATAAAAGTCTTTCTTCAATGCATTTCACCAGGACGAATGTGGCCGGGGAAACCCGGCCACGGTTCGATTTATCCGGCTTTTATAGCGATCTTTCTGGGTTTCAAGGCTTCGGCTTTGGGCAACCGCAGCCGCAAAACGCCATCCTTCAAGCTGGCGTCAATCTTTTCACGGTCAATATATTCGGAAACCACAAAACTTCTGCTGTAGTCGCCTATGGTGAATTCGGAATACACTTCTTCGCCGGGTGCTGCGACGTTCACTTTTCCGTAGACTGAAAGCTCGTTGTTTTCCAGGTTCACTCGCAATCCGTCGTTGGGCACGCCCGGCATATCGATTACCAGGGTCAATGCATCCTTGTTCTCGAATATGTCTACTTTCGGAACAAAGATGGGACCTCCCTTCGTGGATTCCGCCGCGGTCTCCAGTTCGTGTTTCTTCTGAACTTCGAGTTCCTTGTCCGACATGATAACTACCTCCCGAATTCCTGCCCCTCTCTAATGTCCCCGGGGCAAACTGAAATTGCGATGCGGATAACGCCACGCACGTCATCAGATTCTTTGGGGATTGGTTCTCTTATCACGGATGTCATTTCACTTTAACTTGAATTCGTCTCGGCTTGGCTTCCTCCTGCTTGGGCAGCGTTATCTTCAGCATACCGTTCTTGTATTCCGCTGTGACCTTCTCAGCGTCCACTCGATCGGGCAACGCCAGAACCCGGTTGAAGCTTCCGGAGCGCCGTTCCCTCCTGTGAAAGCTCACGTCCACGGCTTCGGCCTCCGTTTTGCGTTCGCCTTTCAACAGGAGGTTGTCGCCGCGCACGGATATGTCGATTTCCGCTGGATCCATGCCGGGGAGTTCGGAAGTCACATACACCGCATCCTGATCCATGTACACGTTCACAAGTGGAAACACCCCGGTACCGAAGGGAAGCCGTTCTGTCGGATGATACACGTCGAACAGACGGTTCATCTCCCTGCGCAATCGATCGACGTCCGCGAACGAGCTGCCAAGAAACGGATCTCTCCATCTGAATCGTACCATTTGAATCCCTCCTTTTCGGCGTTATGTTAAGCTTACTACCGATTAGAGACATCATGTTGAGCAAGGATCCACGATTTCTTCCTCGTGCATCCAAACCGGTCGGGTTGTGGACAACTAGAATGCGCTTTCGCCGGACACAACGCACAACAGCTTGTTTCGTTTACGCACGAAATCCGCTATGTTACGGCATCGCGTCGTCTTTGGTTTTAGGTTAAGTCCGGTTGGAAGACAGTCAAGGCCTCCGCGTGAAATTTCTATCGAACCGCCCATCGATCCTGCCGGCGATATTTTGACGGCAGCGGATCTTGTGTTTGCCTGGGCTTTTTGTTACATTGCGTTTCGCGCTATCAACCTATGCAACGGGGCTTATGGTTTTGAATCCTTACGATAGACAGAGGAAGACGGCCGTCGCGCCCACACACTTGCGGCGACCGTCAGTAGCAGCGGCATTTTGGATCTTTTCTTTCTGTTTCGCGGCGGCCTTCTGTGCTCGAGCGGTAGCATCGCCCGGAACGGACGTCGTTGAAGTAACGGTGCTCAGTACGGCGCCCATTCAGAACCAGGATCTGGCCGCCGCCCGGAACGTGGCGCTGGACCAGGGATTGAATAAGGCCGTTCAGCTTGCGGTCGAACGTTTGATCCCCACCGATTCTCTGGCGAAGAGCTTGAAGACCTTGGGTGAGCTGGTGCTGGTGTACGGACAGGGGCTGGTCAAGGAGTACCGCGTCCTGGCCCAGGACCAGACCAAGAACATCTACATCGTCCTGTTGTCCGTTTCCGTGATACGGAAAGACTTGGAGGACGCCCTACGGGCGGCCGGATTTGAAGTGGCCCCGCAGAAGGAGGCCAAAACCGCCCTCGTGTTTCTTCAAGGCTCCACTGTGGGGCAGGCGGCCATTCGGCAGGCCGTGGCCGAGACGCTTTCTAGAAACGGGTATCGTTTCACGGAGACCGGCACGTTCGATTACGACATCAGCCGTCTGTCGGTTCTGACCTGGGCGGACCTGGGACGCCAGAAGGAAGCCGACGCGGTGCTGTTCTGCACCTGGAATCTTTCTTGTGAAGCCGCGGATACCGAGGCTTTTTCCAACGTGTGCCGAGGGTCCGCCGAAGCCAAACTGGTGAACGTCTCGTCCTCCATGTTGCTCGATCATCCCACTGTACAAGTCGAAGTCACGGAGAAAGATCCAGCGGTGGCGGAGGAGAAAGCCGCTGCGGATCTGGCTTCGGCCCTTGCGAGGGCTTTTTTGACGGAAGAGGAACGGAGGAAGGACCAGGCGCCCCTACCCCTTGCCGACTATCGGGTAATCATCGCAAACGTGACCTCGTTCGGGCAGTTCGAGGGCGTTCGCGACGGTCTCAGGAACCGGGTCCCGGACGTGGCGTCCGTTCAATTGCGCTCCATTGTGCCCTCCGAATTCGAACTGCAAGTGGGATTCAAAGGTTCCGCCGAAACGCTCACTCACCGTCTTTCCGCGCTCTCGTTCAGCGGATTCCGGCTCAACGTGCGTCAGGATGACGAACGGCGAATTGTGGCCACCATACTGGCGGCGGAAAACGTGCGGTAGCATTCATGTCGTTCCCTCTGAACATACCGAACACCATCACCGCCGTCCGGTTCATCCTCACGCCAATCTTTGTCCTGTTTTTGATCGAAGGCGACTTCTTCTCCGCCTTCCTGGTGTTCATCGGGGCCGCGGTAACCGACGGGCTGGACGGACTTATCGCCCGCCTTTTGAAACAGAAGACGACTCTGGGCAGCTACCTGGATCCCATCGCGGACAAGCTGATGCTGTCAACGGCGTACATTGCACTTGCAGCCATCGGGATCATTCCCACCTGGCTGGCCGTGGTGGTGATCAGCCGGGATGTGCTCATCACCATGGGTGCGCTGGTGGTTACCATTTTCAAGGGCACCTTTATGATGCGGCCCAGCGTCATCAGCAAGGCCACCACGGTCTTCCAGATATCGACCGTGATCCTGGTGCTGATGGCCCAGTTTACGGACCTCTCACCCACTCTGCCGTTTGTATTGTCTTGGCTGACCACGGTTTTCACCACGGTTTCCGGGCTGCATTACGTTTATTTCGGACTGAAAATTCTGAATGATAACGACGGAGTAGCAAAAGGATAGTGACGGTGCAAAAGAGAATGAAACGCGGCTTTCTTGCGCGGTTGATCGCTGTTACTTCGAATCCAACAATCGTTTTATGTCGATCAGTTCCTGTTCTATTTCTTCCAGGGCTTTTTGAAGCGCATTTTTGGTGAAAGGCATCTCGAGTTGCCGGCCCCCCTCTTCGCTAATTTTCTTCCGAGCCCCCGATATGGTGAACTTTTCTTCGTACAAGAGCTGCTTGATACGAAGAATCAACTCGACGTCCTTTTTCTTGTAGAGGCGCTGCTTGTTGGAACGGTGAGGCCGGATCTCGTCGAATTCCGATTCCCAGTACCGGAGTATATAAGGCTCCAGGCCCGTGATCTTACTGACTTCCCCGATTCGAAAGTAGCGCTTATCGGGAATGGATGGCATGGTCAGGCCTCGAAGGATATGGCTCAGGTCTCTTGATTGATTTTATTCTTCAACAGCTTGCTGGGTTTGAAGGTAAGCACCTTGTGGGACGGAATGATCATTCGTTCTCCAGTGCGGGGATTCCGCCCCAGTCTTTCCGCCTTTTCCTTCGCCGAGAACTGACCGAAGCCGGATATCTTGACCGGTTCGCCCCGTTCGAGCGCCTCTTTTGTGAGTTCGAGAATGGTTTCAAGAATGGGAGCGATGTGCGATGCCGGAAGGCCCACCCTCGCCTGCAGCATTTCCACCAGGTCTTTTTTGGTCATGGTCAAATCCGTAGCCGCCCGTTGGTCGCTTTCAATACGGCCTGAATCAGTTTCTCGTGTGACTTGTTAACCATTTCGTCACTCAACGTCTTGTCTTCGGCGCGATACGTGATCCGGAACGCCAAACTGACCTCGTCCTTTGCTATCTGATCGCCCTCATACACGTCGAATAACCGAATATCTTCCACGTACTGCTTGTGAGCGTGGTTCGAGATGACGCTCCGTACGTCCCCCGCACTGGCGCCTTGGGGGACGATGACGGCCAGGTCTCGGACTACGGAGGGAAATCTCGGCAACGGACGGGCCTTGATGTCCGGCTCGGCATATCTCGACAACAGATCCAGATTCAGCTCGAACGCGTACAAAGGCATAGAGATATCGAATTCATGGAGAACCCGATCACTCATTCGACCCAGCACGCCCAACGCAGTCCCCCGGACGAGGAGCCGGGCCGACTCTCCAAGCGCGAACAGCGGGTCCTCTCTTTGCGGCACGAACTCGGCGTCGAATACCCTGAATGCCTCGAGCAACAGACTTACCGCACCCTTGATGTCCAGGAAATCTACGCGATCATTCGGCCGGCGCCAGGAAAACGGCTCCCGGAGCCCGGAATGGACACCCGAGACCATGAACCTTTCGTCCGCGGGCGTGTCGGCGCCATCGGGAAAATACACTTTGCCCACTTCAAGCAGTTTCAGATCCTCGTTTTTGAACGCGACGTTGCGCTGCACGTTTGTCAGAAGGCCTGGCAGAAGCGTGGTTCGCATAACGGACTGCTCTTCGTTCAATGGATTCAGGATCGGGATGCAGCGCCTGCGGAAGTCGTTTTCTTCAAAAAGGCACTTTTCGATCCACCGGGGCGATACGAAGCTGTAGTTGACGACCTCAGTGTACCCGGCGCCCTGAGCCACGGTCAATGCTTTCATCCGATTCAGGCGCCCCTTGGCTCTCCGGCGACATACCCTAGAGGACGGAGGGTAGGTTACCGGGATGGCGTTATACCCATAAATCCTCGCCACTTCTTCCCACAGATCCACTTCCCGTTCGAGATCCGGCCGAAACGTGGGGCAGGAGACTTGGAAGCGGCCGGGACCGTCATCCGTCACATCGAGCTCGATGGCGGTCAGACATCGTTTCATCTCGTCCTGGGATACGTCGGTTCCCAGGAAACGGTTGGCTCGGTCCACGCGCAACGGAATGACCCGACGAGGGATGACCTCGGGGTACTCGTCGATGGCGCCATGAGCCACTTCACCCCCAGCCAGCTCGACCAACAGCCTTGTCGCACGATCGAGAGCCCGAACCGTTCCTTCCGGATCAATACCGCGCTCAAATCTGTAGGAAGCTTCCGTGGACAGACCCAGCCGCTTCGACGTGCGGCGGATGGTCACCGGATTGAAATAGGCGCTCTCGATGAGCACGTCCCGTGTGGAATCTTCGATTTCTGAATTGAGCCCGCCCATGATACCGGCCAAGGCCACCGGCTTCTTGCCGTCACAAATCATCAGCGCCCCATCCGGCAGTTCTCTCTCCTGTCCGTCCAACGTGGTGAAGCGTTCTCCGGCGACGGCGCTTCGGACTACAATCCGATGCTCTTCGAGACGATTGAAATCGAACGCATGCAGCGGCTGTCCGAACTCCATAAGCACGTAATTGGTCACATCCACGATGTTGTTGATCGACCTGAGACCGGCGGAGATCAATTTTTGTCGAAGCCAAAAGGGGGAAGGTCCCAGACGGATGTTCCGGATCAATCGCGCCGAGTACCTCGGACATCCGATCGGGTCCTCTAACGTGACGGAGGTCTGATCTGAAATGGGAGCTCCCGATTCCACAACCCCGGTTTCCGGATACCGCACCCGTTTTCCGAACAGAGCCGCTGCTTCGCGCGCCAGGCCGAGGGCGTTCATGCAATCGGGACGATTGGGCGTCACGCTCACCTCGAGAATGTAGTCGTTCAAAGAGAGCGCCTCGGCCAAAGGAACTCCTTCAGGAGCTTCGGCATCGAGCACCATGATCCCCGAAGCATCGTCTCCTACCTGCAACTCGACCTCGGAACAGATCATACCCGCGGAATTCACGCCTCGAATCTGGGCCTTGCGCACCCGAACCCCGGAAGGCAACACGGCGCCTTCGAGAGCCAAGGGGACCCGCTGCCCTTCGGCAATGTTAGGAGCGCCGCATACCACGTCCAGACGTTCATTACCCAGGTCCACGCGGCAGATTCTAAGCTTGTCCGCGTTGGGGTGAGGCATTATCTCGAGAATGCGCGCCACCACCACCCGATCCAAATCCGGATAGCGCTTACTCACGCCCTCCACTTCCAGACCGGCCATGGTCAGGGCGTCCGCCAATTCATGGGCGGACACGTCCAACTCGACGTATTGTTTGATCCAGTTGAAACTGATCTGCATTAGGCTTTTTCTTCTCTGTAAGTCTGCGCCGACCATCGGCGGAGGAATCCATCGAGTCCGGTTCTTTTCGTGTCGATGGCTCGTGACCGGATGAAGGCGTTCATATCTTCGTTGTTATTGCCGAAAAATCGGCGGGCCGGTGTACGATTTAGAATTGATGCAGGAAACGCACATCGTTTTCGAAAAACAGCCGAATATCGTCTATGCCATACTTCAGCATGGCGATCCGCTCGACGCCCATACCAAATGCAAAACCGGAGATCTCTTCTTCATCGTAGTCCACAAAGCGGTACACATTGGGGTCCACCATACCGGACCCCAGAATCTCCAGCCAGCCCGTCTGAGAGCAAAGCCGGCACCCACCCCCCTTGCACAGGACGCATTGGATGTCCACTTCCGCGCTGGGTTCGGTGAAAGGGAAGAAACTGGGTCTGAAACGGACGCCCACATCGGGACCGAACATTTCGTGCACAAAAGCAATCAGCACACCCTTCAAATCGCCGAAAGAGACTCCCTTATCCACCAGGAGGCCTTCCACCTGATGAAACATGGGGGTGTGGCTCACGTCCGAATCCCTTCGGTACACCTTGCCCGGAGCGACAATGCGCACGGGCGGACGTTGCTTTTCCATGACGCGGACCTGCATGGGGGAAGTGTGGGTGCGAAGGAGCAGATTGTCGGAAATATAGAACGTGTCCTGCATTTCCCTCGCCGGATGGTCTTTGGGAATATTCAGCGATTCGAAATTGTAATAGTCGGTTTCAATGTCAGGACCCTCAACCACCTCGAAACCCATTCGTTCCAATATATTGCAGACTTCCCAGGTGACCCTCGAAATCGGGTGGAGCTTTCCACGCTGAGGTATCCGTCCCGGCAGGGTAACATCCACCATGCCTTTGGAAGCCGATTGGGACCGGGCCAGCCGTGTCTCGGCCTCTTCGAAAGCGGCCTCAAGTTCCTTCTTGACGACGTTGGCCAGCTTCCCCATCTCGGGTCGCTCTTCCTCCGAGACCCTTCCAAGTTGTTTCATAAGAGAAGTCAGCTTTCCCTTGCGCCCGAAAATCTCGATGCGAATCGTTTCCAGGGCTTCCGTGTCAGCGGCTCCGAGAAGTCGCAAAAGCTCGACCGCTCTCAGTTGTTCGAACTCTTCTCTCAATGTCGTTTCTCCGCCTTGGCCGGACTTGCTCCACCAACGTTAACGTGTCTGGGCGATCCAATACTTCCCATCACGCGGCGGACCGAACTTCCTCGACGATACGTTCAAATGCCTTGGGATCGCTTATGGCCAATTCACTCAAAACTTTTCTGTCGAGCTGGATGCCGGCCTTTTTCAGCGCACCTATGAATTGACTGTAGTTCAATCCTGCAGGCCGTACGGCCGCGTTGATGCGTGCTATCCAGAGGCCGCGGAAATCCCGTTTGCGGACGCGGCGGTCCCGGTAAGCGAAATTCAACGCCCGATCCACGGATTCTGCGGCGGTCCGGAACAACTTGCTGCGGCCTCCTCTGGATCCTTTGGCCAGTTTCAATATTTTGTTTCTTCGTTGGCGGGCCTTAAAGCCCCTCTTTACTCTTGGCATACCGTATACTCCTTAACGCAATCTTTTCGAACGTCCCGCACAACGGCTCAGACGTAAGGAATCAGCTTGCGCACAGCTTTCATGTTGGTGTGGTCAACCAAGGCGGA encodes:
- a CDS encoding integration host factor subunit alpha — translated: MTKKDLVEMLQARVGLPASHIAPILETILELTKEALERGEPVKISGFGQFSAKEKAERLGRNPRTGERMIIPSHKVLTFKPSKLLKNKINQET
- a CDS encoding phenylalanine--tRNA ligase subunit beta — encoded protein: MQISFNWIKQYVELDVSAHELADALTMAGLEVEGVSKRYPDLDRVVVARILEIMPHPNADKLRICRVDLGNERLDVVCGAPNIAEGQRVPLALEGAVLPSGVRVRKAQIRGVNSAGMICSEVELQVGDDASGIMVLDAEAPEGVPLAEALSLNDYILEVSVTPNRPDCMNALGLAREAAALFGKRVRYPETGVVESGAPISDQTSVTLEDPIGCPRYSARLIRNIRLGPSPFWLRQKLISAGLRSINNIVDVTNYVLMEFGQPLHAFDFNRLEEHRIVVRSAVAGERFTTLDGQERELPDGALMICDGKKPVALAGIMGGLNSEIEDSTRDVLIESAYFNPVTIRRTSKRLGLSTEASYRFERGIDPEGTVRALDRATRLLVELAGGEVAHGAIDEYPEVIPRRVIPLRVDRANRFLGTDVSQDEMKRCLTAIELDVTDDGPGRFQVSCPTFRPDLEREVDLWEEVARIYGYNAIPVTYPPSSRVCRRRAKGRLNRMKALTVAQGAGYTEVVNYSFVSPRWIEKCLFEENDFRRRCIPILNPLNEEQSVMRTTLLPGLLTNVQRNVAFKNEDLKLLEVGKVYFPDGADTPADERFMVSGVHSGLREPFSWRRPNDRVDFLDIKGAVSLLLEAFRVFDAEFVPQREDPLFALGESARLLVRGTALGVLGRMSDRVLHEFDISMPLYAFELNLDLLSRYAEPDIKARPLPRFPSVVRDLAVIVPQGASAGDVRSVISNHAHKQYVEDIRLFDVYEGDQIAKDEVSLAFRITYRAEDKTLSDEMVNKSHEKLIQAVLKATNGRLRI
- a CDS encoding Hsp20/alpha crystallin family protein, whose amino-acid sequence is MVRFRWRDPFLGSSFADVDRLRREMNRLFDVYHPTERLPFGTGVFPLVNVYMDQDAVYVTSELPGMDPAEIDISVRGDNLLLKGERKTEAEAVDVSFHRRERRSGSFNRVLALPDRVDAEKVTAEYKNGMLKITLPKQEEAKPRRIQVKVK
- a CDS encoding Hsp20/alpha crystallin family protein → MSDKELEVQKKHELETAAESTKGGPIFVPKVDIFENKDALTLVIDMPGVPNDGLRVNLENNELSVYGKVNVAAPGEEVYSEFTIGDYSRSFVVSEYIDREKIDASLKDGVLRLRLPKAEALKPRKIAIKAG
- the pheS gene encoding phenylalanine--tRNA ligase subunit alpha, yielding MREEFEQLRAVELLRLLGAADTEALETIRIEIFGRKGKLTSLMKQLGRVSEEERPEMGKLANVVKKELEAAFEEAETRLARSQSASKGMVDVTLPGRIPQRGKLHPISRVTWEVCNILERMGFEVVEGPDIETDYYNFESLNIPKDHPAREMQDTFYISDNLLLRTHTSPMQVRVMEKQRPPVRIVAPGKVYRRDSDVSHTPMFHQVEGLLVDKGVSFGDLKGVLIAFVHEMFGPDVGVRFRPSFFPFTEPSAEVDIQCVLCKGGGCRLCSQTGWLEILGSGMVDPNVYRFVDYDEEEISGFAFGMGVERIAMLKYGIDDIRLFFENDVRFLHQF
- a CDS encoding MerR family transcriptional regulator, producing MPSIPDKRYFRIGEVSKITGLEPYILRYWESEFDEIRPHRSNKQRLYKKKDVELILRIKQLLYEEKFTISGARKKISEEGGRQLEMPFTKNALQKALEEIEQELIDIKRLLDSK
- the rplT gene encoding 50S ribosomal protein L20; this translates as MPRVKRGFKARQRRNKILKLAKGSRGGRSKLFRTAAESVDRALNFAYRDRRVRKRDFRGLWIARINAAVRPAGLNYSQFIGALKKAGIQLDRKVLSELAISDPKAFERIVEEVRSAA
- a CDS encoding CDP-alcohol phosphatidyltransferase family protein; the protein is MSFPLNIPNTITAVRFILTPIFVLFLIEGDFFSAFLVFIGAAVTDGLDGLIARLLKQKTTLGSYLDPIADKLMLSTAYIALAAIGIIPTWLAVVVISRDVLITMGALVVTIFKGTFMMRPSVISKATTVFQISTVILVLMAQFTDLSPTLPFVLSWLTTVFTTVSGLHYVYFGLKILNDNDGVAKG
- a CDS encoding metallophosphoesterase; translated protein: MCGKMFKSLSLILVLMFQLNLAGCGGSDKADPNFEVVVFTDVHFNPFYDESLFQQLNNSDSSQWAAIFQSSNITTPSTWGTDTNYPLLALALANVQLNLGTSAFVIFTGDILGHYLPQTFFRLYDPENAEKPTVADIEAMKAFTDKTVAFFMEQVRSAVGDIPVLFALGNADSYTGLGPDSSFLSNTAELYYTNFLNGAVDHQTFLDTYTSGGYYAAEPDGENLMVIALNTFECSPVFGDDATDAVNAQLVWLDETLASAQSKGKKVWLIMHVPPGVDKYSTAQSADANGHITSATMLWNSVYQATFLQKLRKYPELITHSLGAHTHMDEYRVMSSGDVMDITPGITPYFGNDPAFKVFTFSHETLKAMDYTSLNYDLGAMPPQFDIYYTFSTAYRMQGDLNDSLEQLYQELVTDNTKQAFYRGSCFSGHNYTTPVGSAFYPITDSTWPIYWAGIGEMDEQDFIYSVNSY
- a CDS encoding DnaJ domain-containing protein; protein product: MKKDFYAILGVSRDANGECIRRAYRERVRETHPDGKSDEPIEAFIEVQEAYETLRDRCKRAEYDRFLDRLPKGATPDYRRRPYPRFSSDPESSYVNDLLKFFSSWVDTPQPAFSSRSGDEELFAELILSPREAEQGVRIPVEIPIAETCASCFGSRRSGFGSCPDCMGRGQVVHNKEVILSIPPAVKNNMEIRFPLAGAGIAGRLHCLIRVR